A genomic stretch from Branchiostoma floridae strain S238N-H82 unplaced genomic scaffold, Bfl_VNyyK Sc7u5tJ_1567, whole genome shotgun sequence includes:
- the LOC118408303 gene encoding uncharacterized protein LOC118408303, which produces MDSETPEWLHTQNFQCKWEGKRLKGLSDKLPAAIEDYLSWIRPSDWGDVLDQIRLEVDHSTHLDTSVTFSNNWSSDSEKSDEDKDDDDGGYVYSKRMVFCAGPNATDEIRSIHFLQFLKMALEQRSERKMPDVDGQKKFCDFVQKVENGEPYDRDEESSDDPETDKEDTEGQEQTTRKRLNLDDPVLQPMHNIDEGASGPMQLSIEGGDNARDMERVIVETATQTEKLQRNV; this is translated from the exons ATGGATTCTGAGACGCCGGAATGGTTGCATACACAGAACTTCCAGTGCAAGTGGGAGGGAAAGAGATTGAAAGGGTTATCTGACAAACTCCCTGCGGCCATTGAAGACTACCTGAGCTGGATACGACCAAGCGATTGGGGCGACGTATTGGATCAGATAAGACTGGAAGTAGACCACTCTACTCACTTAGACACTTCGGTCACGTTCTCAAACAATTGGTCAAGTGATTCGGAGAAAAGTGACGAAGACAAGGATGACGATGATGGCGGATACGTTTACAGTAAAAGGATGGTGTTTTGTGCCGGACCAAATGCAACGGATGAAATTCGATCCATCCACTTTTTGCAGTTCCTCAAAATGGCACTAGAGCAGCGTTCAGAGAGAAAAATGCCTGACGTCGACGGGCAGAAAAAATTTTGCGACTTtgtacaaaaagttgaaaacgGAGAACCATATGACAGGGACGAGGAAAGCAGCGATGATCCAGAAACAGATAAAGAAGATACAGAAG GCCAAGAACAAACCACACGCAAAAGGTTAAACTTGGACGACCCAGTTCTTCAACCAATGCACAACATTGACGAAGGAGCTAGCGGACCAATGCAGTTATCCATAGAGGGAGGAGATAATGCTCGAG ACATGGAAAGGGTTATTGTGGAGACCGCCACGCAAACAGAGAAACTACAG CGTAACGTGTGA
- the LOC118408311 gene encoding guanylate-binding protein 5-like, with protein MNGPIKLTSTRVVDNRRQIYISPEAERIISNLQPRSVDVVAVVGPMRKGKSHFANLLCKRKSGFPLGDEMESKTKDFWFWIGPHPVQTNRYLMVVDTEGLGDYSDEEQNEKDMKYLVLATLLSNHLVFNLQGNPDHSFVSQLRLMGDLAEHVRVQKDGNDGGNNLGNHFPELWVAVQDAHLKPPQRNGRRLTPDEFLEVMLERKDGLTKAIRSHNDMTEAVKAFFPKRHLRLIPAPSIDSDILSNLDKAGDDVLQTDYKDTVDNFTREIWNSGMVKRVNGDDIRTSGLLHILRYYVNAINDPNALPSVLGAYEAMAEGECSRAFEEQMKAFQESVEKTVKPQMPTDEETCNRRIKTAAESAVSKLSADVGKWDKVGTWKKRLQGKLETERLALLNINSDKSKDLCEAIIKEVDQPVRQKVGKGVYNRIGGFNTYVREADAVYSAYRQKASGKGPAVEKVLETFRVTETTRRNTIRDTDNKLVEEDRRVKEEQRKKQEAKAAAERAAEKERLARAEAARAAEAQRRAEAERDAEAAKRRAAEEEARRRAAEAEAERQRKKRHNKKFLGIF; from the exons ATGAATGGTCCAATAAAGCTCACATCCACGCGGGTGGTGGACAACCGGAGACAGATCTACATCTCACCTGAAGCGGAGAGGATCATCTCCAACCTCCAGCCTCGCTCCGTGGACGTGGTGGCAGTGGTGGGGCCGATGAGGAAGGGAAAATCTCATTTTGCCAATCTCCTGTGCAAAAGGAAGTCTGGATTCCCGCTTGGAGACGAAATGGAGTCTAAAACAAAGGATTTCTGGTTCTGGATCGGTCCCCATCCCGTTCAGACCAACCGGTATCTGATGGTTGTCGACACTGAAG GCCTGGGTGACTACTCTGACGAGGAACAGAACGAGAAAGACATGAAGTATCTGGTTTTGGCCACCCTGCTTTCAAACCACCTGGTCTTCAACCTCCAGGGGAACCCAGACCACAGCTTTGTTTCTCAGCTCAG GTTGATGGGAGATCTCGCAGAGCATGTCCGTGTTCAGAAAGATGGTAACGACGGAGGAAACAACCTTGGTAACCACTTCCCCGAGCTGTGGGTCGCCGTCCAAGACGCGCACCTGAAACCACCTCAA AGAAACGGAAGACGCCTAACCCCTGATGAGTTTCTGGAGGTCATGTTGGAGCGAAAAGACGGCCTCACCAAGGCGATCCGCTCCCACAACGATATGACTGAAGCAGTCAAGGCGTTCTTCCCTAAACGGCATCTCCGACTGATTCCTGCACCTTCCATTGACTCCGATATCCTGAG CAACCTTGACAAAGCAGGAGACGACGTTCTACAAACGGATTACAAAGACACCGTTGACAACTTCACCCGTGAGATCTGGAACTCCGGCATGGTCAAGAGGGTCAACGGAGATGACATAAGAACCTCAG GTCTTCTCCACATTCTGCGGTACTACGTCAACGCCATCAACGACCCAAACGCCCTGCCGTCAGTACTCGGTGCTTACGAGGCCATGGCAGAAGGAGAGTGCAGTCGGGCTTTTGAAGAGCAGATGAAAGCGTTTCAAGAGTCCGTGGAGAAAACAGTGAAGCCACAGATGCCGACTGACGAGGAGACCTGCAACAGGCGCATCAAGACTGCAGCAGAGAGTGCAGTCTCCAAGCTGTCTGCAGACGTGGGGAAATGGGACAAAGTTGGAACATGGAAGAAACGCCTCCAG GGGAAACTTGAGACAGAACGCCTTGCTCTGCTCAATATTAACAGCGACAAGTCTAAGGACCTCTGCGAGGCTATCATCAAAGAAGTCGACCAGCCCGTCCGACAGAAAGTGGGGAAGGGCGTGTACAACAGAATCGGTGGATTCAATACCTATGTAAGGGAAGCGGATGCTGTCTACAGTGCCTACAGGCAAAAAG CTTCTGGAAAAGGCCCAGCAGTTGAGAAAGTACTGGAGACCTTCCGTGTCACGGAGACGACCAGGAGGAACACGATCAGAGACACCGACAACAAACTGGTGGAGGAAGATCGCCGGGTTAAGGAAGAGCAAAGAAAG AAACAAGAGGCCAAGGCAGCAGCGGAAAGAGCCGCTGAAAAGGAACGTCTGGCAAGGGCTGAAGCAGCGAGGGCTGCCGAGGCACAGAGGCGTGCCGAGGCCGAGAGGGATGCAGAAGCAGCGAAGAGACGGGCTGCAGAAGAGGAAGCGAGGAGACGGGCAGCTGAGGCTGAAGCTGAAAGACAGCGAAAAAAACGACACAACAAAAAGTTTCTAGGAATCTTCTAA